Proteins from a single region of Roseofilum capinflatum BLCC-M114:
- a CDS encoding sensor histidine kinase → MAWDTDSIKISKRPFNRLRWRLLLSYLGVMMAILGTSTLAVYEFFANSLYAQLDHQLLTLADAGVHGLEAVKERYEEEEDDDEDDDDYEAIAPRLDNDGDLDIPWQNFRQPAQGIEWFDERGNLLAKQGRIFPPVPLVLRSSNEGSGHTVRGGIRTLTWVAHEQDEDDLDIEGYVRVSQSTEAVEEVLVKLRWGMLLGGAIAASLTAVGGIWLTDRSLKPIEASFNQLKQFTADASHELRSPLTAIKTSVDVMLSHPERIHPADIKKFDAIASALKQMIRLVEDLLILARTDQSSHPSQWVNLPLEELLEDLIDLWLPQAEAKDIILRADEIAPVTIQADPFLLQRLFANLLENALNYTPPGGKITLSLEQQEDWITVSIQDTGIGIAPEHLPLVFDRLWRADKARTRRAGGSGLGLAIAKSIAEHHQGHILVTSQLNLGSCFQVLLPINF, encoded by the coding sequence ATGGCTTGGGATACCGACTCAATCAAAATATCTAAGCGTCCGTTTAATCGTTTGCGCTGGCGGTTGTTGCTTTCCTATTTAGGGGTGATGATGGCGATTTTGGGTACTTCAACTTTGGCGGTTTATGAGTTTTTTGCGAATAGTTTATATGCCCAATTGGATCATCAGTTGTTGACGTTGGCAGATGCTGGGGTGCATGGTTTAGAGGCGGTGAAAGAACGATACGAGGAGGAGGAGGATGATGATGAGGATGATGATGATTATGAGGCGATCGCCCCTCGGTTAGATAATGATGGCGATCTCGATATTCCCTGGCAAAACTTTCGCCAACCCGCTCAAGGCATTGAATGGTTTGATGAACGGGGCAATCTCTTAGCCAAACAAGGGCGCATTTTTCCCCCTGTACCCCTCGTTCTGCGGAGTTCTAATGAGGGTTCTGGACATACCGTTAGGGGGGGAATTCGTACCCTGACTTGGGTGGCTCATGAGCAGGATGAGGACGATCTCGACATTGAAGGCTATGTGCGCGTCAGTCAATCTACAGAAGCGGTAGAGGAGGTGCTGGTAAAGTTGCGCTGGGGAATGCTCTTAGGAGGAGCGATCGCCGCCAGCTTAACGGCAGTCGGAGGCATCTGGTTAACCGATCGCTCCCTCAAACCCATTGAAGCCAGCTTTAACCAACTCAAACAGTTTACCGCCGATGCTTCCCATGAATTGCGATCGCCCCTAACTGCCATCAAAACCTCCGTCGATGTCATGCTCTCCCATCCAGAGCGCATCCATCCCGCCGATATCAAGAAATTTGACGCAATCGCCAGCGCTCTCAAGCAAATGATCCGCCTAGTCGAAGATCTCCTCATCCTCGCTCGCACCGATCAAAGCAGTCATCCCAGTCAATGGGTAAACCTACCCCTCGAAGAACTCTTAGAAGACTTAATCGACTTATGGCTACCCCAAGCCGAAGCCAAAGACATTATCCTCCGAGCCGATGAGATCGCCCCAGTCACCATCCAAGCAGATCCCTTTTTATTACAGCGCCTATTTGCCAATCTCCTCGAAAACGCCTTAAACTACACCCCCCCAGGCGGAAAAATCACCCTTTCCCTAGAGCAACAAGAAGACTGGATTACAGTTTCCATCCAAGATACCGGCATCGGTATTGCCCCCGAACACCTGCCCCTCGTTTTCGATCGCCTCTGGAGAGCCGACAAAGCCCGCACCCGTCGCGCAGGCGGTTCCGGCTTAGGCTTGGCGATCGCCAAAAGCATCGCCGAACACCATCAAGGACACATTCTCGTCACCAGTCAACTCAACCTAGGCAGTTGTTTCCAAGTCCTCCTACCGATTAATTTCTAA
- a CDS encoding adenylate/guanylate cyclase domain-containing protein, which yields MAQDRRAKSKSSIRPPSQSILRQRLNDSQWTRFISELLGNSGHFLIVKILTDIILDGWFDFIHDPTEYILIAAMMVQTWYLSRPNAHRLWGNILGVSIYTIIDVPADGLGFFQDYIHIIFWSFSLIIAILQHLRFEGNKNRENWIIPLESLVRSGMVVAFYVAVEVKSYELPLYWDLTSNFWQESSHLFLVVSMLLVGILLGLQSLQITKQREELQETAKLLGNMAEWGMGAHVVETALSNPEALAFQKCDRTIIFMDIRGFTHWCETTSPDLVAAVLNQYYTQVEPAASRYQPLRITFTADEVMAIYATPGQGVAAAKAMQKAALTVLTPYKIGAGCAVHCGQVTEGLFGSQDVRTYTVIGDVVNTAKRLESATPAGEITLSDAVYHAMSQDLKVQPCEPISAKGKSEKLIAWRLG from the coding sequence ATGGCGCAGGATAGAAGAGCCAAATCCAAATCGTCAATTCGTCCCCCATCTCAGAGCATCTTAAGGCAACGGCTAAATGATAGCCAATGGACAAGATTTATCAGCGAACTTTTAGGAAATAGTGGACATTTTCTCATCGTTAAGATTTTAACGGATATCATCTTAGATGGCTGGTTTGACTTTATTCATGACCCGACTGAATATATCTTAATTGCTGCCATGATGGTGCAAACTTGGTATTTGTCTCGACCCAATGCCCATCGGTTGTGGGGCAATATTCTAGGCGTTTCTATTTACACTATTATTGATGTGCCCGCAGACGGTTTAGGCTTTTTCCAAGATTATATTCATATCATTTTCTGGTCGTTTTCTTTAATCATTGCTATCTTACAGCACCTGCGCTTTGAAGGGAATAAAAACCGAGAAAACTGGATTATTCCCTTAGAAAGCTTAGTCCGCAGTGGCATGGTGGTGGCTTTCTATGTGGCGGTGGAAGTTAAATCCTATGAACTTCCTCTGTATTGGGACTTAACCTCTAATTTTTGGCAAGAAAGCTCCCATCTTTTCTTGGTCGTCAGTATGCTATTGGTGGGAATTCTCTTAGGCTTGCAATCTTTACAAATTACCAAACAACGAGAAGAACTGCAAGAGACCGCCAAACTTTTAGGGAATATGGCAGAATGGGGCATGGGCGCTCATGTGGTGGAAACGGCTCTGAGTAATCCAGAGGCTTTAGCGTTTCAAAAGTGCGATCGCACGATTATCTTTATGGATATTCGCGGCTTCACCCATTGGTGCGAAACCACCTCACCGGATTTAGTCGCCGCCGTTCTCAATCAATATTATACCCAAGTTGAACCGGCTGCCTCTCGCTATCAACCCCTGAGAATCACCTTTACAGCCGATGAAGTGATGGCCATTTATGCCACTCCAGGACAAGGCGTTGCTGCTGCCAAAGCCATGCAAAAAGCAGCTTTAACCGTCCTCACTCCCTATAAGATTGGTGCGGGATGTGCTGTCCATTGTGGTCAAGTGACCGAAGGCTTATTTGGGAGTCAAGATGTACGCACTTATACTGTGATTGGAGATGTCGTTAACACGGCCAAACGACTAGAAAGCGCCACGCCAGCCGGAGAAATCACCCTTTCTGATGCCGTCTATCATGCCATGAGCCAAGACTTAAAAGTTCAACCCTGTGAACCCATTAGCGCTAAAGGGAAATCGGAGAAATTAATCGCTTGGCGATTAGGGTAA
- a CDS encoding NAD(P)-dependent oxidoreductase — translation MRVGIIGTGLMGSPMALKLQTSGYQVTAYNRTPEKVKPLAEQGVKIASSPLEVLQSSDCTLLMLTNAEVIAEVILNPTTQSGLEGHTLIQMGTIAPTETKTLDQQIRQAGGNYLEAPVLGSIPEVKKGTLLVMVGASEADFQTWLPLLQTFGPEPLHLGPVGSAATVKLAMNQLIASLTTAFALSLHLIRQEGIDTEAFMQLVRQSALYAPTFDKKLQRMLDRQYSNPNFPVKHLLKDTRLFLQTARELGLDASLLEGIGKVLEKSGDRGHFDDDYSALFEGIIN, via the coding sequence GTGAGAGTCGGTATCATAGGCACAGGACTAATGGGTAGTCCCATGGCCCTGAAATTACAAACATCCGGATATCAGGTCACTGCCTATAATCGTACACCAGAGAAGGTCAAACCCTTAGCAGAACAAGGGGTGAAAATCGCCTCTTCTCCCCTGGAAGTCCTACAATCATCGGACTGTACGCTCCTGATGCTCACCAATGCTGAGGTGATCGCCGAGGTTATCCTCAATCCTACCACCCAATCAGGATTAGAAGGCCACACCCTTATCCAGATGGGAACCATTGCCCCCACAGAAACCAAAACCCTAGATCAACAAATTCGCCAAGCCGGAGGAAATTACTTAGAAGCGCCCGTATTAGGCAGTATTCCGGAAGTGAAGAAAGGGACGCTGTTGGTGATGGTAGGCGCATCTGAAGCGGACTTTCAAACCTGGCTACCCCTCTTGCAAACCTTCGGCCCGGAGCCGCTCCACCTTGGCCCTGTAGGCAGTGCAGCCACAGTCAAATTAGCCATGAACCAGTTAATTGCCTCCCTCACCACCGCCTTTGCCCTGAGTTTACATTTAATTCGACAGGAAGGAATCGACACAGAAGCCTTCATGCAACTGGTGCGCCAAAGTGCCCTCTATGCTCCCACATTTGACAAGAAACTGCAACGAATGCTCGATCGCCAGTACAGTAACCCCAATTTCCCGGTGAAACATCTGCTCAAAGATACCCGGTTATTTCTGCAAACCGCCAGAGAGCTAGGGTTAGACGCGAGTTTGCTAGAGGGAATCGGCAAAGTCTTAGAAAAATCCGGCGATCGCGGCCATTTCGATGATGACTATTCCGCCCTCTTTGAAGGGATTATCAATTAA
- a CDS encoding TMEM143 family protein, protein MAHYSDREAHIPFDRHHLIELCLRDGKLPKRDREKFRQFCQLLSAYYHFHFHSIVEDLKDYYTPFNPYEKLSEFQSFTATEQQQMEADFFNRFEQVLERANYFPLSQETLEKAFAQRSLIELKTDIDFKDFDRMLFYCQGDIYELITRKKWWFRTVTETLDIFERVVVAIKFKDESYFTEAENLKFTPGKIYLFYYQNVPKFDLEFLFPNVKVSMTWKDRLILIGSAIGAAIPLMIKILPQVVIIVGVILFFTGTLPGMENMKADEEDVRNLTPALLATLSLLLAFGGFAFKQYNSYKNKKIKFQKKVTETLFFKNLANNTSVFHALIDTAEEEECKEIILVYYHLLTSGKPMTPEDLDDRIESWMETTWNCQIDFDINGPLKNLYNIRGRLNNMQGKPQSDIPLLSYDEWGKCQVKSLDDSLEILDYLWDNAFRYSHG, encoded by the coding sequence ATGGCTCATTATAGCGATCGCGAAGCCCATATTCCCTTTGACCGCCATCATCTGATTGAATTATGTCTCAGAGATGGGAAGCTTCCCAAACGCGATCGGGAAAAATTCCGCCAATTTTGTCAGCTTCTATCCGCCTATTATCATTTTCACTTCCACTCAATTGTAGAAGATCTAAAAGACTACTACACACCCTTTAATCCCTATGAGAAACTTTCCGAGTTTCAGAGCTTTACAGCCACCGAGCAGCAACAGATGGAAGCTGACTTCTTTAATCGTTTTGAGCAAGTTTTAGAACGGGCTAATTATTTCCCCCTCTCCCAAGAAACTCTAGAGAAAGCCTTTGCCCAACGCTCCCTGATTGAACTGAAAACCGATATTGATTTTAAAGACTTCGATCGAATGCTCTTCTATTGTCAGGGAGACATTTATGAGCTAATAACCCGTAAGAAATGGTGGTTTCGCACCGTTACCGAAACCCTGGATATCTTCGAGCGGGTTGTAGTGGCCATAAAATTCAAAGACGAGTCCTATTTTACCGAAGCTGAAAACCTCAAGTTTACTCCAGGAAAAATTTATCTCTTTTATTATCAAAATGTCCCTAAATTTGACTTAGAATTCCTATTTCCCAACGTCAAAGTGAGCATGACCTGGAAAGACCGACTGATCCTAATCGGATCGGCTATTGGTGCAGCTATCCCCCTGATGATCAAGATTTTACCCCAAGTGGTGATTATTGTCGGTGTTATCCTATTTTTTACGGGGACTCTGCCGGGAATGGAAAATATGAAAGCGGATGAAGAAGACGTGCGAAATTTAACTCCAGCCTTGTTAGCCACTCTGTCCCTGTTGCTGGCCTTTGGAGGATTTGCATTTAAACAATATAACAGCTACAAAAACAAAAAAATTAAGTTCCAGAAAAAAGTGACTGAAACCCTGTTTTTCAAGAACTTAGCCAACAATACCAGCGTTTTTCATGCCCTCATTGATACCGCAGAGGAAGAAGAATGTAAAGAGATTATTCTAGTCTACTATCATTTACTCACCAGTGGCAAACCCATGACTCCAGAAGACTTAGACGATCGCATTGAGTCCTGGATGGAAACAACTTGGAATTGTCAGATTGACTTTGATATTAATGGCCCCTTGAAAAATTTATACAATATTCGGGGAAGATTAAATAATATGCAGGGTAAACCCCAATCAGATATTCCGTTATTGAGCTATGATGAGTGGGGTAAATGTCAAGTTAAATCCTTAGATGATTCCTTGGAAATTTTAGATTATTTATGGGATAATGCTTTTCGATATAGCCATGGTTAG
- a CDS encoding ABC transporter ATP-binding protein, whose translation MNTHTCLSVHQIGRKIQEKWLWRNLTFSLKPGSRLGLGGASGTGKTLLLRALAGLDPLDEGQILWSKQPGEDCNITPKLLPYYRSQAIYIHQQPSLFEGTVEENLQVVYTLKIHEHKTYNLEYIKMLLSQLNRPSDFLQRPATTLSGGERQILSFIRALQLHPMILFLDEPTASLDPQTTEQVENLIDRWIQENPHRCCIWTSHDSQQMERVTSDRLEL comes from the coding sequence ATGAATACTCATACTTGTTTATCTGTGCATCAAATTGGGCGCAAAATTCAAGAAAAATGGCTATGGAGAAATTTAACCTTTAGTTTAAAACCGGGATCTCGCTTGGGGTTAGGGGGAGCATCGGGAACAGGAAAAACTCTCTTATTACGCGCTCTAGCAGGACTCGATCCTTTGGATGAAGGCCAGATTTTATGGTCTAAACAGCCGGGAGAAGACTGCAATATCACCCCGAAACTCTTACCTTATTATCGTTCCCAAGCCATTTATATCCATCAACAACCTAGCCTATTTGAAGGAACGGTAGAGGAGAATTTACAGGTTGTTTATACTCTGAAAATTCATGAACATAAAACCTATAATTTGGAATATATTAAAATGTTACTGAGCCAACTGAATCGCCCTTCAGACTTTTTGCAACGACCAGCCACAACTTTATCGGGAGGAGAGCGGCAAATTCTGAGTTTTATTCGCGCTCTACAACTGCATCCAATGATTTTGTTTTTAGATGAACCGACGGCATCTCTTGACCCGCAAACGACGGAACAAGTGGAAAATTTAATCGATCGTTGGATTCAGGAAAATCCTCACAGGTGCTGTATTTGGACAAGTCACGATAGTCAGCAAATGGAGCGGGTAACGAGCGATCGCCTAGAATTGTAG
- a CDS encoding murein hydrolase activator EnvC family protein produces the protein MEWGQVIEWARVKQRVLKLLFVGWMMVCLWLSLSAIAQASPSIDRLQQQQEQLEQDQKLISGEQERLKNLEKAAQEHLKGLKSTLQLTDDQLKGIEAQIDETTTNLDRLQGELETQEQEYQALAQGAIARFQFLQKQPRHSGFSVLLQSETLTDFLSRRHRLKQLALADRQLLLTVKTALDETQQQTLDVEQTYNQLLLMRQQLVNQKSDYKTQSQVQTQLIERLNSDRDALKAAYLQLQKDSQGLEELIRQRLQTASLSLRKVLKLKPGKMLTPSYGEFSSNFGWRIHPIFGYQRFHAGMDFAADYGSPIYAAQNGVVLFAGWYGGYGNTVILDHGNGVTTLYAHASQVYVQEGQNVTQGDVVASTGSTGLSTGPHLHFEVRENGTPVDPMHYLT, from the coding sequence ATGGAGTGGGGTCAAGTGATTGAGTGGGCTAGGGTGAAGCAAAGGGTTCTAAAGTTACTTTTTGTGGGTTGGATGATGGTTTGTCTATGGTTATCCCTCAGTGCGATCGCCCAGGCTTCCCCCTCCATCGATCGGCTTCAACAACAACAGGAACAACTGGAACAGGATCAAAAACTGATTTCTGGGGAACAAGAGCGGTTGAAAAACCTAGAGAAAGCAGCTCAAGAACACCTGAAAGGTCTGAAAAGTACGTTACAGCTCACAGACGATCAACTCAAGGGGATTGAAGCGCAAATTGACGAGACCACCACCAACCTCGATCGCCTCCAAGGAGAGCTAGAAACCCAAGAACAAGAGTATCAAGCCTTAGCTCAAGGAGCGATCGCCCGCTTCCAATTTCTCCAGAAGCAACCGCGTCACTCTGGCTTCTCCGTATTGCTTCAGAGTGAAACCCTGACCGACTTTCTCAGTCGTCGTCATCGCTTAAAACAATTGGCCTTAGCCGATCGCCAACTCTTGCTGACGGTTAAAACGGCTTTAGATGAAACTCAACAGCAGACCCTAGACGTTGAACAAACCTATAATCAACTGTTGCTGATGCGCCAACAATTGGTGAATCAAAAAAGCGACTATAAAACTCAAAGCCAAGTGCAAACCCAATTAATTGAACGCTTGAATAGCGATCGAGACGCTCTCAAAGCCGCCTATTTGCAATTACAAAAAGATTCCCAAGGTCTAGAAGAGCTAATTCGCCAGCGCTTACAAACAGCTTCTTTATCTCTACGCAAAGTTTTAAAGCTCAAACCTGGCAAAATGCTAACTCCCAGTTATGGGGAGTTTTCCAGTAATTTTGGTTGGCGTATTCATCCCATTTTTGGCTATCAACGATTTCATGCTGGGATGGATTTTGCTGCTGATTATGGCAGTCCCATTTATGCTGCTCAAAATGGGGTGGTTCTCTTTGCCGGATGGTATGGGGGTTATGGTAATACGGTGATTCTCGATCATGGTAATGGGGTAACAACGCTCTACGCCCATGCCAGTCAGGTTTATGTGCAGGAAGGACAAAATGTGACTCAAGGGGATGTAGTTGCCTCTACTGGCTCAACTGGACTCTCTACCGGGCCGCATTTACACTTTGAAGTGCGGGAAAATGGTACGCCTGTCGATCCGATGCATTATCTCACGTAG
- a CDS encoding tellurite resistance TerB family protein — protein sequence MGLFDAFRKEGVKNSQVTLGPAESFAAIMLLVVAADGYLADDEVRLLNTTLSRMRLFRSYSEDVMRRMFDSLCGTLRRDGGKVLFDAAIATLPHDLYDTTFAIATDLVLADGQVTDEEENLLGSLCRALELPDTLVNQIIQVMMIKNKG from the coding sequence ATGGGATTATTTGATGCCTTTCGTAAAGAAGGTGTAAAAAACAGCCAAGTTACCCTCGGCCCGGCGGAATCCTTTGCTGCCATTATGTTATTAGTGGTTGCGGCTGATGGCTATTTAGCCGATGATGAAGTCCGCCTTCTCAATACTACCCTCAGCCGTATGAGGCTCTTTCGTAGCTATTCTGAGGATGTCATGCGCCGCATGTTTGATAGTCTTTGTGGTACGCTACGGCGTGATGGGGGCAAAGTTCTGTTTGATGCGGCGATCGCCACCTTACCCCATGATTTGTACGATACCACCTTTGCGATCGCCACTGACTTGGTTCTCGCTGATGGTCAAGTTACAGACGAAGAAGAAAACCTCCTCGGTAGTCTCTGTCGCGCCCTAGAATTACCCGATACCCTCGTCAATCAAATCATTCAAGTCATGATGATTAAAAATAAAGGATAA
- the sds gene encoding solanesyl diphosphate synthase, which translates to MTSTTSLFHPVEADVHLLTENLKQLVSARHPILFAAAEYLFGAGGKRLRPAIVLLISRATTTNEDITDRHRRLAEITEMIHTASLVHDDVVDESDLRRGLPTVHSSFGNRIAVLAGDFLFAQSSWYLANLDNLAVVKLLSEVIMDLAEGEIQQGLRRFDTTLSLEDYLEKSYYKTASLIANSAKAAGVLSNVSEEMAQNLYLYGRNLGLAFQIVDDILDFTGSDEALGKPAASDLKSGNLTAPVLYALEEQPGLEALIEREFKEPGDLDQALDWINHSEGLPRSRELAAEHARRARQGLVDLPKTESYETLINLTDYVLRRLY; encoded by the coding sequence ATGACCTCAACGACCTCCTTATTCCATCCAGTTGAAGCAGATGTACATCTGCTAACGGAAAACTTGAAACAGTTGGTTAGTGCGCGTCATCCGATCCTGTTTGCAGCCGCCGAGTACCTCTTTGGAGCAGGGGGGAAACGACTGAGACCCGCAATTGTCCTATTAATCTCTAGGGCAACCACGACCAACGAAGACATCACCGATCGCCATCGGCGTTTAGCGGAAATCACCGAAATGATCCATACCGCCAGCCTCGTCCATGATGATGTCGTCGATGAATCCGATCTGCGCCGGGGTCTTCCCACGGTTCACAGCAGCTTTGGCAACCGCATTGCCGTCTTAGCTGGAGATTTCCTCTTTGCCCAATCCTCCTGGTATCTGGCCAACTTAGATAATCTTGCCGTCGTCAAGCTTCTCTCAGAAGTGATTATGGACTTAGCAGAAGGAGAAATCCAACAAGGACTAAGACGATTCGACACCACGTTATCCCTGGAAGACTATTTAGAAAAAAGTTATTACAAAACCGCATCGCTGATCGCCAATAGTGCAAAAGCAGCCGGAGTTTTGAGCAATGTGTCTGAAGAGATGGCCCAAAATCTCTATCTGTATGGGCGCAATTTAGGATTAGCCTTTCAAATTGTGGATGATATTCTCGATTTTACCGGTTCTGACGAAGCCTTGGGGAAACCCGCAGCATCAGATTTGAAAAGTGGCAATCTCACAGCTCCCGTATTATATGCCCTAGAAGAACAGCCCGGTTTAGAAGCCCTGATTGAGCGAGAATTTAAGGAACCGGGAGATTTAGACCAAGCATTAGATTGGATTAATCACTCTGAAGGATTACCTCGTTCTCGCGAACTGGCAGCCGAACATGCTCGCCGAGCGCGTCAAGGTTTAGTCGATCTGCCAAAAACCGAATCTTACGAAACGCTAATCAACTTGACGGACTATGTACTGCGTCGTTTATATTAG
- a CDS encoding transglutaminase TgpA family protein, with product MANSSGTRQRANLPFLSDLWKRLERLPKPVAEESMFLRILVQALVSVGIMATDVAAGTQMSLWAVPVGMIGALWSWYRRRDRNVVTKFAIAIGMLIALFVFFGNLFTQLNDTRLVLAELLVHLQVLHSFDLPRRKDLGYSMIIGLILIGVAATLSQTLAFSPLLFVFLAIALPTLVLDYRSRLGLSPLTWTRKRRSSSDNRLSLAPELAPKQLGLMLLVILGLGMALFAAFPRVPGYQFRNFPVSAPPMMEEEDQSFQGLPGTITNPETAEDGEGEGAGEGGDAPREGAGQMDETFYYGFNSQINQNLRGELTPQVMLRVRSQAEGFWRVLGFDHYTGQGWEIRQEDTALVERPGWSYKFDLPRSHSLARSREIVQTYTVVERLPNLIPALYQAEDLYFPTREVGMDKHGGLRSPLNLREGLTYTVISEVPYRDRSILREASTDYSQEIRDLYLQIPPEIADRIRQKTEEALATSENPLTDPYEKSLYLAQYLKQRYSLQPQLPFFDESEDLVEAFLFKYQGGYPDHFSTTLTVMLRAIGIPARLAVGFGPGEFNPFTGLYVVRNTDAFGLTEVYFPEYGWFAFDPIPGHPLIPPSIADYQSFSVLRQFWNWVAGWLPSPVKNAFTAIGAFIMTVLVRSLIRLWQLISNGWTGFFIGAILAIALSFAVWVLFKQWQQWRRQRWLSKLHPMERIYQEYLGILREAGYPKHPAQTPQEYAHSLRGKYGSEAAQVIDEIPQAYVKWRYGGIETQSIPDLQQGLQQLKQRSRQRKLQTQDAIKN from the coding sequence ATGGCAAACTCATCAGGGACGCGCCAGAGAGCAAACCTGCCCTTCTTATCCGATCTGTGGAAACGTTTAGAGCGTCTTCCTAAACCCGTGGCTGAAGAATCCATGTTCTTAAGAATATTGGTTCAAGCTTTAGTCAGTGTGGGAATTATGGCCACCGATGTGGCCGCCGGAACCCAAATGAGTCTGTGGGCCGTTCCTGTGGGGATGATCGGGGCCCTGTGGAGTTGGTATCGACGCAGAGATCGCAATGTAGTCACGAAATTTGCGATCGCCATTGGCATGTTAATTGCCCTATTTGTCTTCTTCGGAAACCTGTTTACCCAGCTCAATGATACCCGCTTGGTTCTGGCTGAACTGCTGGTTCATCTCCAAGTCTTACATAGTTTCGATCTACCGCGCCGCAAAGACTTGGGCTATTCCATGATTATTGGGCTAATTTTAATTGGTGTGGCTGCCACTCTGAGCCAAACCCTAGCCTTTTCTCCCCTATTATTTGTGTTTCTGGCGATCGCCCTTCCCACCCTAGTCTTAGATTATCGCTCACGCCTCGGATTATCGCCCCTAACCTGGACTCGAAAGCGCAGATCCTCTTCAGATAACCGGCTCTCCTTAGCACCTGAACTGGCCCCCAAACAACTGGGCTTGATGCTGTTAGTAATTCTGGGATTAGGGATGGCCCTGTTTGCCGCTTTCCCTAGAGTTCCGGGCTATCAATTCCGCAATTTCCCCGTTAGCGCTCCTCCGATGATGGAAGAAGAAGACCAAAGCTTTCAGGGACTACCGGGAACCATTACCAACCCAGAAACTGCCGAAGACGGAGAAGGTGAGGGTGCAGGGGAAGGGGGAGATGCTCCTAGGGAAGGAGCGGGTCAGATGGATGAGACCTTTTACTATGGATTTAATAGCCAAATTAACCAGAATTTGCGAGGTGAACTGACTCCCCAGGTGATGTTGCGGGTTCGCTCTCAGGCCGAAGGGTTTTGGCGAGTTCTAGGGTTTGATCACTACACAGGCCAAGGATGGGAAATTCGCCAAGAGGATACGGCATTGGTGGAACGTCCGGGTTGGTCGTATAAGTTCGATCTCCCTCGTAGTCACTCTCTAGCTAGAAGTCGGGAAATAGTGCAAACCTATACAGTGGTTGAACGTTTACCCAACTTAATTCCCGCCTTGTATCAAGCTGAGGATCTGTATTTTCCCACGCGGGAAGTAGGGATGGATAAACATGGAGGGTTGCGATCGCCCCTAAACCTACGGGAAGGCTTAACTTATACGGTCATTTCCGAGGTTCCCTATCGCGATCGCTCTATCCTGCGGGAAGCTTCAACCGACTATTCTCAAGAGATTCGCGACCTGTATCTGCAAATTCCCCCAGAAATTGCCGATCGCATCCGTCAGAAAACTGAGGAAGCCTTAGCGACTTCAGAAAATCCCTTAACCGATCCCTACGAAAAATCCCTCTATCTGGCTCAATATCTGAAACAACGCTATAGTCTACAGCCACAACTCCCCTTTTTTGATGAGAGTGAAGACCTGGTAGAAGCCTTTTTATTTAAGTATCAAGGGGGCTATCCCGATCACTTTTCCACCACCTTAACGGTTATGTTAAGAGCGATCGGCATTCCTGCCCGTCTAGCCGTCGGCTTTGGGCCAGGGGAATTTAATCCCTTTACCGGACTGTATGTGGTTCGCAATACCGATGCCTTTGGCCTCACCGAAGTCTATTTTCCAGAGTATGGCTGGTTTGCCTTTGACCCCATCCCCGGCCATCCCCTGATTCCCCCCTCTATTGCTGACTATCAGAGCTTTAGTGTCCTGCGCCAGTTTTGGAACTGGGTGGCGGGTTGGTTACCCTCTCCGGTGAAAAATGCATTTACGGCGATCGGGGCGTTTATTATGACCGTTTTAGTCAGATCCCTGATTCGCCTCTGGCAACTGATTTCTAATGGTTGGACAGGATTCTTTATTGGCGCAATTTTAGCGATCGCCCTCTCCTTTGCTGTCTGGGTTTTATTCAAACAATGGCAACAATGGCGGCGACAAAGATGGCTCTCCAAACTCCATCCCATGGAGCGCATTTATCAAGAATACTTAGGCATTCTCAGAGAAGCCGGTTATCCCAAACATCCCGCCCAAACCCCCCAAGAATATGCCCACAGTTTGCGCGGCAAGTATGGCTCAGAAGCAGCGCAAGTAATTGACGAGATTCCCCAAGCCTATGTGAAATGGCGCTATGGCGGCATCGAAACTCAGTCTATTCCGGATTTGCAGCAGGGTTTGCAACAGTTAAAACAAAGGTCTCGACAAAGAAAATTACAAACCCAGGATGCAATTAAAAACTAG